TTTGCTTCGTATCGAGCTGGGATTTGTTTACGGCATCGAGCGCGCTCGCGCCCGCTTTCACGCCGCGCAGTAGCATGCCGCCGCCAAAAGACCCCGTGCCGGAGGTGTTGTAGAGCGTCACCGCACCATAGGCCGATGTGCCGTAGAAAGTGAACGCGCCAGCCTGAAAGCCGATGCCGCCGGCCCCGCTCCCTGTTATAAAAAGCTCGTCATTGGGCGTCTCATTCGACCGCTCGTAAATCGCGCTGTTGATTCCGGTGGCGGGAAGAGAGGAAGGCC
This genomic stretch from Termitidicoccus mucosus harbors:
- a CDS encoding phage upper tail fiber protein, with protein sequence MVATGGGGPSSLPATGINSAIYERSNETPNDELFITGSGAGGIGFQAGAFTFYGTSAYGAVTLYNTSGTGSFGGGMLLRGVKAGASALDAVNKSQLDTKQNMLTIDESVDQGSSNPVSGNAVWNAVDVVETNVNYLLYDIVPDQNSGAIIKKWYGTQAEYDAIPVKDSNTEYNIFEQ